From one Perca flavescens isolate YP-PL-M2 chromosome 19, PFLA_1.0, whole genome shotgun sequence genomic stretch:
- the tp53 gene encoding cellular tumor antigen p53 isoform X1: MEEQGFDTLPLSQDSFKDLWDTVLTPSISTIPTANNGTEAWRPDGNMDMLLMDDHVLRGFDENLFEFPPESCTKDGVTPPASTVPVTTDYPGEYGFQLRFQKSGTAKSVTSTYSEVLNKLYCQLAKTSPVEVLVSKELPPGAVLRATAVYKKTEHVAEVVRRCPHHQNEDGAEHRSHLIRVEGSQRAQYFEDPHTKRQSVTVPYEPPQLGSEITTILLSYMCNSSCMGGMNRRPILTILTLETPEGLVLGRMCFEVRVCACPGRDRKTEEENSTKMQNGTKQTKKRKSAPAVPSPRAPDATSVKKSKSASSAEEEDKEVYALHVRGRERYEMLKKINDGLELLDKESKTKTKVSVKHEFALPSSGKRVLQRGERSDSD; the protein is encoded by the exons ATGGAGGAGCAAGGGTTTGACACTCTGCCACTGAGCCAGGACTCCTTTAAAGATCTATGGGACACTGT gCTAACTCCCTCCATCTCCACTATTCCCACAGCAAATAATGGGACTGAAGCGTGGAGACCAGATGGAAATATGGATATGCTG CTCATGGACGATCATGTCTTGCGGGGGtttgatgaaaatctttttgaGTTCCCCCCGGAGAGTTGCACCAAAGACGGGGTTACTCCCCCGGCCTCCACCGTCCCTGTTACGACGGACTATCCAGGGGAGTATGGCTTCCAGCTTCGTTTTCAAAAATCTGGCACAGCCAAGTCAGTCACTTCCACC TATTCAGAAGTTCTCAATAAGCTGTACTGCCAGCTGGCAAAGACCAGCCCAGTTGAGGTGCTGGTAAGCAAGGAGCTGCCTCCGGGTGCTGTCCTCAGGGCCACAGCGGTTTATAAGAAGACTGAACATGTGGCTGAAGTGGTCCGCAGATGTCCCCATCACCAGAATGAGGACG GTGCAGAGCATCGCAGCCATCTGATCAGAGTGGAGGGGAGCCAGAGAGCTCAGTATTTTGAAGATCCGCACACAAAGAGGCAGAGTGTGACCGTCCCTTACGAGCCCCCACAG ttgGGCTCAGAGATAACAACCATCCTGCTCAGCTATATGTGCAACAGTTCCTGCATGGGGGGCATGAACCGCAGACCCATCCTCACCATCCTGACCCTCGAGACCCCAGA GGGACTTGTTTTGGGCCGGATGTGCTTTGAGGTGCGTGTCTGTGCATGTCCTGGCAGGGACCGTAAAACTGAGGAAGAAAATAGCACTAAGATGCAGAACGGCaccaaacaaactaaaaaacgTA agaGCGCGCCGGCTGTGCCTTCACCTCGGGCTCCTGACGCGACTTCTGTGAAAAAGTCAAAGTCTGCCTCCAgtgcagaggaggaggacaaggaaGTGTATGCTTTGCAT GTTCGTGGTCGCGAGCGTTATGAAATGCTTAAGAAAATCAATGATGGTCTGGAGTTGCTGGACAAAGAAAG
- the tp53 gene encoding cellular tumor antigen p53 isoform X2: MDMLLMDDHVLRGFDENLFEFPPESCTKDGVTPPASTVPVTTDYPGEYGFQLRFQKSGTAKSVTSTYSEVLNKLYCQLAKTSPVEVLVSKELPPGAVLRATAVYKKTEHVAEVVRRCPHHQNEDGAEHRSHLIRVEGSQRAQYFEDPHTKRQSVTVPYEPPQLGSEITTILLSYMCNSSCMGGMNRRPILTILTLETPEGLVLGRMCFEVRVCACPGRDRKTEEENSTKMQNGTKQTKKRKSAPAVPSPRAPDATSVKKSKSASSAEEEDKEVYALHVRGRERYEMLKKINDGLELLDKESKTKTKVSVKHEFALPSSGKRVLQRGERSDSD, from the exons ATGGATATGCTG CTCATGGACGATCATGTCTTGCGGGGGtttgatgaaaatctttttgaGTTCCCCCCGGAGAGTTGCACCAAAGACGGGGTTACTCCCCCGGCCTCCACCGTCCCTGTTACGACGGACTATCCAGGGGAGTATGGCTTCCAGCTTCGTTTTCAAAAATCTGGCACAGCCAAGTCAGTCACTTCCACC TATTCAGAAGTTCTCAATAAGCTGTACTGCCAGCTGGCAAAGACCAGCCCAGTTGAGGTGCTGGTAAGCAAGGAGCTGCCTCCGGGTGCTGTCCTCAGGGCCACAGCGGTTTATAAGAAGACTGAACATGTGGCTGAAGTGGTCCGCAGATGTCCCCATCACCAGAATGAGGACG GTGCAGAGCATCGCAGCCATCTGATCAGAGTGGAGGGGAGCCAGAGAGCTCAGTATTTTGAAGATCCGCACACAAAGAGGCAGAGTGTGACCGTCCCTTACGAGCCCCCACAG ttgGGCTCAGAGATAACAACCATCCTGCTCAGCTATATGTGCAACAGTTCCTGCATGGGGGGCATGAACCGCAGACCCATCCTCACCATCCTGACCCTCGAGACCCCAGA GGGACTTGTTTTGGGCCGGATGTGCTTTGAGGTGCGTGTCTGTGCATGTCCTGGCAGGGACCGTAAAACTGAGGAAGAAAATAGCACTAAGATGCAGAACGGCaccaaacaaactaaaaaacgTA agaGCGCGCCGGCTGTGCCTTCACCTCGGGCTCCTGACGCGACTTCTGTGAAAAAGTCAAAGTCTGCCTCCAgtgcagaggaggaggacaaggaaGTGTATGCTTTGCAT GTTCGTGGTCGCGAGCGTTATGAAATGCTTAAGAAAATCAATGATGGTCTGGAGTTGCTGGACAAAGAAAG